In the genome of Desulfovibrio desulfuricans, one region contains:
- a CDS encoding ABC transporter permease, protein MVLLLALLTLVLLVVYPMSAIFQASLLDPDTGVFTWNNYASVFSTPFYRRCLGNSLFMSGLSTVFSVLIGVPFAFFTTRYRLPGATTLRTLATLPLILPTFIGAEAWLLLLGRNGIVTRQLAEFGLHIPSIYGWQGVVLVFTLQFFPFVFLMVSAAINSVDRSLEEAARNLGASPWRVFRTVTLPVVTPAIASGALIVFCMSIENFGVPTIIGNDYKVLAEQAYSEFVSEMGGNPSMAGTLSTVLVVVTLILTVLQKVWVERKNYAMSSLRPPEIKTLSPLGKKLAWAFCAGIVFISLAPFAVVMVAAVTKTNGPVMYYGQFTLDNLLIALQVAPRPILNSFFLSTTATVIGMVFGLAVSYLVVRKGGVAGYVLDLAMMLPLVIAGSVLGIALAASYNKGPVVLTGTWMIIVLAYFIRKTPFSVKTTSALLHQIEVSVEEASISLGVPPFTTFLKVVVPSMLPGVVAGAIIMWVTTLAELSSTIVLYYGPWSTMTVQVFQYIGSGDFGPASAYGAILIVSVLAPLFLLSRFLGRDLTTAL, encoded by the coding sequence ATGGTTCTGCTGCTTGCCCTGCTGACGCTTGTTTTGCTCGTAGTTTACCCCATGTCCGCCATTTTTCAGGCCAGCTTGCTTGACCCTGACACTGGCGTGTTTACGTGGAATAATTATGCCAGCGTTTTCAGCACCCCCTTTTATCGGCGCTGTCTGGGCAATAGCCTGTTCATGAGTGGCCTTTCCACGGTATTTAGCGTGCTTATCGGCGTGCCGTTTGCCTTTTTTACCACGCGCTACAGGCTGCCCGGCGCTACCACGCTGCGCACGCTGGCCACGCTGCCCCTTATTCTGCCGACCTTTATTGGGGCGGAAGCGTGGCTGCTATTACTTGGCCGCAATGGCATCGTCACCCGCCAGCTTGCGGAATTTGGCCTGCATATCCCCAGTATTTACGGCTGGCAGGGGGTTGTGCTGGTTTTTACCCTGCAGTTTTTCCCCTTTGTATTTCTGATGGTTTCCGCAGCGATCAATTCTGTGGACAGGTCGCTGGAAGAAGCTGCCCGCAATCTTGGGGCATCGCCATGGCGGGTTTTTCGTACGGTAACGCTGCCGGTGGTTACCCCCGCCATTGCATCCGGGGCCTTGATTGTTTTTTGCATGTCTATTGAAAACTTTGGTGTGCCAACTATTATCGGCAATGATTATAAGGTGCTGGCTGAGCAGGCATATAGCGAGTTTGTCAGCGAAATGGGGGGCAACCCCTCAATGGCGGGCACGCTCAGTACGGTGCTGGTGGTCGTGACGCTGATTCTGACCGTACTGCAAAAAGTGTGGGTAGAGCGAAAAAACTATGCCATGTCGTCACTGCGGCCCCCTGAAATAAAAACCCTGTCTCCCCTGGGCAAAAAGCTGGCCTGGGCGTTCTGCGCCGGTATTGTCTTTATCTCGTTGGCGCCGTTTGCCGTGGTCATGGTGGCTGCTGTTACGAAAACAAACGGGCCGGTCATGTACTACGGGCAGTTTACACTCGATAACCTGCTGATTGCCCTTCAGGTGGCGCCGCGGCCTATTCTCAATTCGTTCTTTCTATCCACAACGGCCACGGTTATCGGTATGGTATTTGGTCTGGCCGTAAGCTATCTGGTGGTGCGCAAAGGCGGGGTGGCTGGCTATGTTCTTGATCTGGCCATGATGCTGCCGCTGGTCATAGCCGGTTCTGTGTTGGGTATTGCGCTGGCCGCGTCATATAATAAAGGGCCAGTGGTGCTCACCGGCACATGGATGATTATTGTGCTGGCCTATTTTATCCGCAAGACGCCGTTTTCCGTCAAAACAACCTCGGCCCTGCTGCACCAGATTGAAGTGTCGGTGGAAGAAGCTTCCATCAGTCTGGGCGTTCCGCCGTTTACGACGTTCCTCAAGGTGGTTGTGCCCTCCATGCTGCCGGGGGTGGTGGCCGGGGCCATCATCATGTGGGTTACAACACTGGCGGAGCTGAGCTCTACCATCGTGTTGTACTATGGCCCGTGGAGCACCATGACCGTTCAGGTTTTTCAGTATATTGGCAGCGGAGATTTTGGCCCTGCCTCTGCCTACGGTGCTATTTTGATCGTTTCCGTACTGGCCCCGCTGTTTCTGCTGAGCAGGTTTCTGGGGCGGGATCTGACCACCGCGCTTTAG
- a CDS encoding ABC transporter ATP-binding protein — protein sequence MAGGSKQVDLADKDIFVRIELIDIVKQFGSLTVVDKVNLTIDDGEFFTLLGPSGCGKTTLLRMIAGFNDPDSGDIVFGGKSVLSLPAHRRNTGMVFQNYALFPHMTVFDNVAYGMQARKLPRDTINKRVMDILDSVQLLDLRGRYPRQLSGGQQQRVALARALVIRPDVLLMDEPLSNLDAKLRVTMREEIRHIQQHLGITTIYVTHDQEEAMAVSDRVAIFYGGSLQQVADPQGIYFSPANRFTAEFMGSCNILEMTPLSWNAAQGLARMLCGGEEFEVGMRNFHGVSHGELQDQAPVQPRLHEPMSVMLRPDWIHEVTPGSAAQNVFTGHVHEVMFLGTVVVYQVAALGTLLRVDVPALHCGDFKKVGDAITLCFSPTSPVKVGV from the coding sequence ATGGCTGGCGGCAGCAAGCAGGTTGACCTTGCAGACAAGGATATTTTTGTGCGTATAGAACTTATTGATATTGTAAAGCAGTTTGGCTCTCTCACGGTTGTGGACAAGGTCAATCTGACCATTGACGACGGTGAGTTTTTTACCCTGCTGGGGCCCAGCGGTTGTGGTAAAACTACGTTGCTGCGCATGATTGCCGGGTTTAACGACCCCGACAGCGGGGATATCGTTTTTGGGGGCAAGTCCGTTCTTTCGCTGCCTGCCCACCGTCGCAATACGGGCATGGTTTTTCAGAACTATGCCCTGTTTCCGCATATGACGGTTTTTGACAATGTGGCCTATGGCATGCAGGCCAGAAAACTGCCGCGCGATACTATCAACAAGCGGGTCATGGATATTCTTGACTCTGTACAGCTGCTTGATCTACGCGGCAGATACCCCCGCCAGCTCTCCGGCGGGCAGCAGCAGCGCGTGGCCCTGGCCCGTGCCCTGGTTATTCGCCCTGACGTGCTGTTGATGGACGAACCCCTGTCCAACCTTGATGCCAAGCTGCGCGTCACCATGCGTGAAGAAATACGCCATATTCAGCAACACCTTGGTATAACGACCATATATGTGACGCATGACCAGGAAGAAGCCATGGCCGTATCAGACAGGGTGGCCATTTTTTATGGCGGTAGCCTGCAGCAGGTGGCTGATCCGCAGGGTATATATTTTTCGCCTGCCAACAGGTTTACGGCAGAATTCATGGGTTCCTGCAATATTCTGGAAATGACGCCATTGTCCTGGAATGCCGCTCAGGGCCTAGCCCGTATGCTCTGCGGCGGGGAGGAGTTTGAAGTGGGCATGCGCAATTTCCATGGCGTCAGCCATGGAGAGTTGCAGGACCAAGCCCCTGTGCAACCCCGGCTGCATGAGCCAATGAGCGTAATGCTGCGCCCGGACTGGATACACGAGGTAACGCCCGGTTCTGCTGCGCAGAATGTTTTTACCGGGCATGTTCATGAGGTCATGTTTTTGGGCACAGTGGTGGTGTATCAGGTTGCCGCTCTTGGCACGCTGCTGCGGGTGGATGTTCCCGCGCTGCACTGCGGAGATTTCAAAAAAGTTGGCGATGCCATTACGCTCTGCTTTTCGCCGACCAGTCCGGTCAAGGTGGGCGTGTGA
- a CDS encoding ABC transporter substrate-binding protein yields the protein MKACLKRLCFVLVLFAIFLGTSMRASAKEVVLYSSNQPDMLDAISQDFESKTGIKLTVVRMGTGEAMKRIEAEKANPLCDVFWSGDVAVLDNAKANFMPYTSPEAASLPVSFIEKDHKWTAANMHLMVVMANTQLVPAAELPKTWSDLLDPKWKDKVVMANPLKSGSAYAQVYGLYKLYGWEGLTKLINNVKILDSSSLVYKGTAEGEFALGITMEYAAHRYVAGGAQNVRVIYPADGVIAAPEGVAIVAGCKHPEEAKVLTDYLLSRPVVEAIFQKYFRRPARPDATAVEGMPSLKELNMLKDFDPAEANALEKDMLAKWKKLVLQKQ from the coding sequence ATGAAGGCCTGTCTCAAACGTCTGTGTTTTGTACTGGTGTTGTTTGCCATATTTTTGGGCACGTCGATGCGTGCCTCTGCAAAAGAAGTGGTGTTGTATTCTTCCAACCAGCCGGACATGCTGGACGCCATTTCGCAGGACTTTGAAAGCAAAACGGGCATCAAGCTCACCGTGGTCCGCATGGGCACCGGCGAAGCCATGAAGCGTATTGAAGCCGAAAAAGCCAACCCCCTGTGCGATGTGTTCTGGAGTGGGGATGTGGCCGTTTTGGACAACGCCAAAGCCAACTTCATGCCCTACACCTCGCCGGAAGCCGCCAGCCTGCCAGTCTCATTCATCGAAAAGGACCACAAGTGGACGGCGGCCAACATGCATCTGATGGTCGTCATGGCCAATACCCAGCTTGTGCCTGCTGCAGAGTTGCCCAAAACATGGAGCGACCTGCTTGATCCCAAGTGGAAGGACAAGGTGGTCATGGCCAATCCGCTCAAATCCGGGTCTGCCTATGCGCAGGTGTATGGCCTGTACAAGCTGTACGGCTGGGAAGGTCTGACAAAACTCATTAACAATGTTAAAATCCTTGATAGCTCAAGCCTTGTCTACAAAGGAACCGCCGAAGGCGAATTTGCCCTTGGCATAACCATGGAATACGCCGCTCACCGCTATGTGGCTGGCGGCGCGCAGAACGTGCGGGTTATTTATCCCGCCGACGGCGTCATTGCCGCTCCTGAAGGAGTCGCCATAGTAGCCGGCTGCAAGCATCCCGAAGAAGCCAAGGTCCTCACGGACTATTTGCTTTCCCGGCCTGTGGTGGAGGCCATATTCCAGAAGTATTTTCGTCGCCCTGCACGGCCCGACGCAACAGCGGTAGAGGGCATGCCCTCGCTGAAAGAGCTCAATATGCTCAAGGATTTTGATCCTGCTGAAGCCAACGCTCTGGAAAAAGACATGCTCGCCAAGTGGAAAAAGCTGGTTTTGCAAAAGCAGTAG
- a CDS encoding EAL and HDOD domain-containing protein, with protein MLNNFFVARQPIFDKKGKLWGFELLFRTGLSENSATINDPDAATLLVASNGFLRATAGLPDDVKIFINFTEDLIFKRFPLALPPRNTVVEILENIPVSPQLIERLKELKSEGYVIALDDFVGDTAYKDIFPYIDIIKLDCLGRSIPEILEIKKNFSNTPCLFLAEKVESEAAFLAFREQKISFFQGYYFAKPQILSGKELTSSTASRLKIAAEIEKEDLNTATILEAVQTDVSLSYRLLQYINSAAFSFKEKITSIRQALGLLGTVKTRHWLRLVLYSDMLSPESNREALRMALQRAHFLDALGKATKISAAENESLFLVGMLSLLEVILNIPMEKILKELPLSNEIKTSLQGEGGIYSDYIALAKSIENLEFERAKSLSTSLNIPEDVVSESLQHAIEMSDKAMNQIATV; from the coding sequence ATGCTCAACAATTTTTTTGTAGCAAGACAGCCCATCTTTGATAAAAAGGGCAAGCTTTGGGGCTTCGAGCTGCTTTTTCGCACGGGGCTTTCTGAAAACTCGGCCACCATCAACGACCCTGATGCGGCGACGCTGCTTGTTGCCTCCAACGGCTTTTTGCGGGCAACCGCCGGCCTGCCCGACGACGTCAAAATATTTATCAATTTTACGGAAGACCTGATTTTCAAGCGCTTTCCGCTGGCGCTGCCGCCCCGGAACACGGTTGTGGAAATACTGGAAAACATCCCGGTCAGCCCGCAGCTCATAGAGCGCCTCAAGGAACTGAAGTCCGAAGGCTACGTCATTGCTCTTGACGACTTTGTGGGCGACACCGCATACAAGGACATCTTTCCCTACATCGACATCATCAAGCTTGACTGTCTGGGCCGTAGTATCCCCGAGATACTTGAAATCAAAAAAAACTTTTCCAATACGCCCTGCCTCTTTCTGGCCGAAAAAGTCGAGTCCGAGGCCGCGTTTCTGGCCTTTAGGGAACAAAAGATATCCTTTTTTCAGGGCTACTATTTTGCAAAGCCCCAGATTCTCTCAGGAAAGGAGCTTACCAGCTCCACAGCCTCGCGGCTCAAAATAGCTGCGGAGATCGAAAAAGAAGACCTGAATACCGCAACAATACTTGAAGCCGTGCAAACTGACGTTTCGCTCAGTTACAGGCTGCTGCAGTACATCAATTCTGCCGCATTTTCGTTCAAGGAAAAAATCACGTCCATCCGCCAGGCTTTGGGCCTGCTGGGCACAGTCAAAACCCGGCACTGGCTGCGCCTGGTGCTCTATTCTGACATGCTCAGCCCCGAGTCCAATCGCGAGGCGCTCCGCATGGCGCTGCAGCGTGCGCATTTTCTGGATGCGCTGGGCAAGGCGACAAAAATCTCCGCAGCAGAAAACGAAAGCCTCTTCCTCGTGGGCATGCTTTCACTGCTTGAAGTCATACTGAATATCCCGATGGAAAAAATTCTCAAGGAACTGCCCCTGAGCAATGAAATAAAAACCTCGCTCCAGGGAGAAGGCGGTATTTATTCAGATTACATCGCGCTTGCCAAATCCATAGAAAATCTTGAATTTGAGCGTGCCAAGAGCCTGTCCACATCGCTGAACATCCCCGAAGACGTAGTGTCGGAGTCTTTGCAGCATGCCATTGAAATGTCAGACAAAGCCATGAACCAGATTGCCACCGTATAG
- a CDS encoding HD-GYP domain-containing protein: MLCLNQLSLPFKRRVATMEKLSLKELAVPIIKAIDSCNYLLKSHHRRTAVIAYHIGKKMGLEQDQLFRLVISAAIHDVGALSVQERDSLIKEDVLTPRPHCEMGSRMLSSFGPFEGVARVIKYHHIHYDDFLGMAEGEVPLESHILHLADRVDVVINPDVFILKQKATVVEKIRSNVGSIFHPKVFDAFAAACIPDIFWIEINNLEIDMLFRRVDSSLNFILSLDNILEFALTISRIIDFRSHFTASHSYTVANIAYELGKIFGFSPERCLKLKISGYLHDIGKIGIDPGLIEKNGPLTDDEFDLVKLHTYYTGQILSSLSNSEWFNEIVPWAQNHHEKADGSGYPYALQSENLDLGCKIVAFSDVIAALMEDRPYRKSLSIDTAFEILRDRIAAKISTEMFDVIAQHKQQIDAIVHQCHENILNEYKPETWC; this comes from the coding sequence ATGCTCTGTTTGAATCAGCTATCTTTGCCTTTTAAACGCAGGGTCGCCACTATGGAAAAGCTGTCGTTAAAAGAATTGGCTGTTCCGATCATAAAGGCCATCGATAGTTGTAATTATCTGTTAAAGTCGCATCATCGGCGAACAGCTGTTATTGCCTATCACATTGGTAAAAAAATGGGTCTGGAGCAGGATCAGCTTTTCAGGCTGGTCATTTCCGCCGCCATTCACGATGTCGGGGCCCTGTCTGTTCAGGAGCGCGATTCCCTCATCAAGGAGGACGTGCTCACCCCTCGTCCCCACTGCGAAATGGGCTCCCGAATGTTGTCTTCATTCGGGCCGTTTGAGGGTGTTGCCCGCGTTATCAAATATCACCACATCCATTATGACGATTTTTTGGGCATGGCAGAAGGCGAGGTTCCGCTAGAAAGCCATATCCTGCACCTTGCCGACAGGGTGGATGTGGTCATCAATCCCGATGTTTTTATTTTAAAGCAAAAGGCGACCGTTGTAGAAAAAATACGGTCAAACGTGGGCAGTATTTTTCACCCCAAGGTTTTTGACGCCTTTGCGGCGGCCTGCATCCCCGACATCTTCTGGATAGAAATCAACAATCTTGAGATTGATATGCTCTTCAGGCGGGTCGATTCGTCGCTGAATTTTATTCTCAGTCTGGACAATATCCTTGAGTTTGCCCTGACCATTTCGCGTATTATCGATTTCAGAAGCCATTTTACAGCCTCCCACTCGTATACCGTTGCCAATATTGCCTATGAGCTGGGCAAAATATTTGGCTTTTCGCCCGAGCGCTGCCTTAAGCTGAAGATCAGCGGCTACCTGCATGACATAGGCAAAATAGGCATAGACCCCGGCCTGATAGAAAAAAACGGCCCTCTCACCGATGACGAATTTGATCTGGTAAAACTGCATACCTACTACACCGGGCAGATTTTAAGCAGCCTCAGCAACTCGGAATGGTTTAACGAAATTGTGCCCTGGGCCCAGAACCATCATGAAAAAGCGGACGGCTCGGGGTATCCCTATGCGCTGCAAAGCGAAAACCTTGATCTGGGTTGCAAGATTGTTGCCTTTTCGGACGTGATTGCCGCGCTTATGGAAGACAGGCCATACAGAAAAAGCCTGTCCATAGACACGGCTTTTGAAATACTGCGCGACAGGATTGCCGCAAAAATTTCTACAGAAATGTTTGATGTCATTGCGCAACACAAGCAGCAGATTGATGCCATCGTGCATCAATGCCACGAAAATATTTTGAACGAATACAAGCCAGAAACCTGGTGCTGA
- a CDS encoding VOC family protein: protein MLRYVHTNIIARDAARLITFYKQVLGCKSIGQARDLRGPWLDRLTGLPDAHITGEHLLLPGYGESHPTLEIFSYDGPHSSLPPQINRPGFAHIAFEVDDVKKNLAEVLAAGGGQVGEVVTAAYPDGMEAVFVYASDPEGNIIELQSWRKTRA from the coding sequence ATGCTTCGTTATGTACACACCAACATTATTGCCCGCGATGCCGCACGGCTCATAACCTTTTACAAACAGGTACTGGGCTGCAAAAGCATCGGGCAGGCGCGCGACCTGCGCGGCCCGTGGCTGGACCGCCTCACCGGTTTGCCCGATGCCCACATCACTGGCGAGCACCTGCTGCTGCCCGGCTACGGCGAATCCCACCCGACGCTTGAAATATTTTCGTACGACGGCCCGCACAGTTCGCTGCCGCCGCAAATCAACCGCCCCGGCTTTGCCCACATCGCTTTTGAAGTGGACGATGTGAAAAAAAACCTGGCCGAAGTGCTCGCCGCTGGCGGCGGACAGGTGGGAGAAGTTGTTACCGCCGCCTATCCTGACGGGATGGAAGCGGTTTTTGTATACGCCAGCGACCCCGAGGGCAACATCATAGAGCTGCAAAGCTGGCGAAAAACCCGCGCATAA
- a CDS encoding methyl-accepting chemotaxis protein: MRQVSINSICTLSVTAAIVAVITVLVIYVSTSSYRMVAGVQTEALDEASKIVARSAEIYINQSIDVASMLARQDAVLEAFSGHPQAAQELMRGYVKVLPGYWSFLLFDLKGRILAGVNADMGDLTGGERGDRDYAKQIFSGKDVALSENVMKAATGDVLIYVAARAVRGKDGALLGAVAVCPRWTDFTAKTIDPIRLGRRGYGFTLDKEGRFISHSMDKKLLLQDYSKEKFIQDALATGNGTFRYEWRGEDKFMSVARIPLTGWLVCMSAYDAELTAPAADQRTVLYLVGVCAVILLTLVIRFVNARLVFGPLQRLSDFTEAVAGGNFKAELAGRYRAEMQRFASNLCTMVDELKKRLGFAQGVLNGIPTPCFIIDSDFKVTWLNDQMCGLLGKPGPKESYLGLRSGQFTRGDANHETLSDTSINEGKALSREYDFAAQSGKQLRVTVQTTPFYDLDGGLLGSITFWTDLSEIYGQKTRIEAQNAAIAQTAVEVSQVAENISAASQQLSRQIAHSSQGARDQSGRVSDTANAVEEMNATILEVARSASSTSENAEKAKQKAQDGARLVEEVGAAVQSIRDEAGQMTDSMRGLGEQAHGIGAIMGVISDIADQTNLLALNAAIEAARAGDAGRGFAVVADEVRKLAEKTAHATTEVRTAISGIQGGTNTAAAQMDAAADRVAAAMVLAQRSGEALSEIVDMVELAGDQVRSIATAAEQQSATSEEINRAVSSISAIASETDSAMAQSTEAVDALVEQTKKLEQLIAALRTS, from the coding sequence ATGCGTCAAGTCAGCATCAACAGCATCTGCACCCTGTCTGTAACGGCCGCCATCGTTGCAGTGATCACCGTGCTTGTCATTTATGTGTCTACCTCGTCGTACCGCATGGTGGCAGGCGTGCAGACGGAAGCCCTAGACGAGGCCAGCAAAATTGTGGCGCGTTCGGCCGAGATATACATCAACCAATCCATTGACGTGGCCAGCATGCTTGCCCGTCAGGACGCGGTTCTCGAGGCTTTTTCCGGTCATCCGCAAGCCGCGCAGGAGTTGATGCGCGGTTATGTAAAGGTGCTGCCGGGGTATTGGTCCTTTCTACTTTTTGACCTCAAGGGGCGTATTCTGGCCGGGGTGAATGCCGACATGGGCGACCTGACCGGGGGCGAGCGGGGCGACAGGGATTACGCCAAGCAGATTTTCAGCGGCAAGGATGTGGCCCTGAGTGAAAACGTGATGAAGGCCGCAACCGGCGACGTGCTCATATATGTGGCGGCCAGGGCCGTGCGCGGCAAGGACGGCGCTTTGCTTGGCGCTGTGGCCGTGTGCCCCCGCTGGACGGACTTTACCGCTAAAACCATTGACCCCATCCGGCTCGGGCGGCGCGGCTATGGCTTTACCCTCGACAAGGAGGGGCGCTTTATCTCCCACAGCATGGACAAAAAGTTGCTGCTGCAGGATTATTCCAAAGAAAAATTTATCCAGGACGCGCTTGCCACGGGCAACGGCACGTTTCGCTATGAGTGGCGGGGCGAAGACAAGTTTATGTCTGTGGCCAGGATTCCCCTCACGGGCTGGCTGGTGTGCATGAGCGCATACGATGCCGAGCTTACGGCCCCTGCTGCCGACCAGCGTACGGTGTTGTATCTGGTGGGCGTGTGCGCGGTTATTCTGCTGACCCTGGTTATCAGGTTTGTCAACGCCCGCCTTGTTTTTGGCCCCTTGCAGCGTCTCTCCGATTTTACCGAGGCAGTGGCCGGAGGCAACTTCAAAGCCGAGCTTGCGGGCAGATACCGCGCGGAAATGCAGCGCTTTGCCAGCAACCTGTGCACCATGGTGGACGAGCTGAAAAAACGCCTGGGTTTTGCGCAGGGCGTACTCAACGGTATTCCCACGCCATGCTTTATCATTGACAGCGACTTTAAGGTCACCTGGCTCAATGATCAGATGTGCGGCCTGCTGGGCAAGCCCGGCCCCAAGGAAAGTTATCTTGGTTTGCGCTCCGGTCAGTTTACGCGCGGCGATGCCAACCACGAAACGCTCTCCGACACCTCCATCAATGAGGGCAAGGCCCTGAGCCGCGAATACGATTTTGCTGCGCAGTCGGGCAAGCAACTGCGCGTGACCGTGCAGACGACGCCTTTTTACGATCTGGACGGCGGCCTGTTGGGCTCCATAACCTTCTGGACAGACCTGTCGGAAATCTACGGGCAGAAGACCCGCATTGAAGCGCAAAACGCCGCCATTGCCCAAACTGCGGTTGAGGTTTCGCAGGTGGCTGAAAACATCTCCGCCGCCTCGCAGCAGCTTTCGCGCCAGATTGCGCATTCCAGCCAGGGCGCGCGCGACCAAAGCGGGCGCGTCAGCGACACGGCAAATGCCGTGGAAGAGATGAACGCCACAATTCTTGAGGTGGCCAGAAGCGCCTCCTCCACTTCTGAAAATGCGGAAAAAGCCAAGCAGAAGGCTCAGGACGGAGCCCGGCTGGTGGAAGAAGTGGGCGCAGCAGTGCAGAGCATACGCGACGAAGCCGGGCAGATGACCGACAGCATGCGTGGTCTGGGCGAGCAGGCCCATGGCATCGGAGCCATCATGGGCGTTATTTCCGACATTGCCGACCAGACCAACCTGCTGGCGCTCAACGCGGCCATTGAGGCTGCACGGGCCGGAGACGCCGGGCGCGGTTTTGCCGTGGTGGCTGACGAAGTACGTAAGCTGGCGGAAAAAACCGCCCACGCCACCACTGAGGTGCGCACGGCCATAAGCGGCATACAGGGCGGAACCAACACTGCCGCTGCACAGATGGATGCCGCCGCAGACCGTGTGGCTGCAGCCATGGTGCTTGCGCAGCGCTCGGGAGAGGCGCTGTCTGAAATTGTGGATATGGTCGAATTGGCGGGCGACCAGGTGCGTTCCATCGCCACCGCGGCCGAGCAGCAGTCCGCCACGTCAGAGGAAATCAACCGGGCGGTAAGCTCCATCAGCGCGATTGCGTCTGAAACCGACAGCGCCATGGCCCAGTCCACCGAAGCAGTGGACGCCCTGGTAGAGCAGACCAAAAAGCTTGAACAGCTCATAGCGGCCCTGCGCACAAGCTAA
- a CDS encoding DUF6056 family protein has translation MKHPSSSSAPRQASRCAALRRNRIMLASIVILAVMSWFCAMTPWVSDDYAFSKNEAGLWATQAKEYMEWSGKFVGHFMARVLLSGPEWVHPVLTPIMFMLLVAGGALLALGAQWRERLCAWHLVVVAGLVWIALPAFGTVFFWRTGTPDYGYSLVWATLFLVPYRMWADRADFRLPGGALFVFSGILAGWSNENVGMLALLGAAGVTLYRWRTSGRTALWAMAGMAGAALGWVMMMASPGNAIRLAAVGGAEKIPLLSTKALLRFLQFWGTEQIEMLPYFAAALVLAWMLRRRGRLNPAAWIPAVVFFLMAQASLAAFVMSPSTPYRAMSATLFFAALCPFCLLAALNPASFKARALFIFFCGLLLSSVLLEARVFLMARPMFAEQPSQSLRDMDYPETDKYFFPGYDIRQVNLFSPVWRSNVPWNESQTLRIYGAPDVRALVACNIVFLDNLPQGEVHVAARVRTATAASWLQQAARALTPADQGVVSAQAVGLRYFSASAEVTDDGKAAVFIPGIKSVDDIACIAVKQGDAPLVWRSVTVSRSQN, from the coding sequence ATGAAACACCCAAGCTCCAGTTCCGCACCCCGCCAGGCATCCCGTTGCGCCGCTCTGCGGCGCAACCGCATCATGCTCGCAAGCATTGTCATCCTGGCGGTGATGTCGTGGTTTTGCGCCATGACGCCATGGGTCAGCGACGATTATGCTTTTTCAAAAAACGAGGCTGGCCTGTGGGCAACCCAGGCCAAGGAATATATGGAGTGGAGCGGCAAGTTTGTTGGGCACTTTATGGCCCGCGTGCTGCTTTCCGGCCCCGAATGGGTACACCCGGTGCTCACCCCCATCATGTTCATGCTGCTTGTTGCGGGCGGCGCACTGCTGGCGCTGGGGGCGCAGTGGCGCGAGCGGCTCTGCGCATGGCACCTTGTGGTGGTGGCCGGTCTTGTCTGGATAGCCTTACCCGCCTTTGGCACAGTTTTTTTCTGGCGCACGGGTACGCCCGATTACGGCTACAGCCTGGTCTGGGCCACGCTGTTTCTTGTGCCCTACCGCATGTGGGCCGACCGGGCTGACTTTCGCCTGCCGGGCGGCGCGCTCTTTGTTTTTTCCGGAATCCTGGCGGGCTGGAGCAACGAAAATGTGGGCATGCTGGCCCTGCTTGGGGCTGCGGGCGTGACGCTGTACCGCTGGCGCACGTCGGGCCGCACGGCACTGTGGGCCATGGCCGGCATGGCGGGCGCGGCGCTGGGCTGGGTCATGATGATGGCCTCGCCTGGCAATGCCATTCGGCTGGCAGCCGTGGGCGGCGCAGAAAAAATACCGCTGCTGTCCACAAAGGCACTGCTGCGCTTTTTGCAGTTTTGGGGCACGGAACAGATTGAAATGCTTCCTTATTTTGCGGCGGCCCTTGTGCTTGCGTGGATGCTGCGCCGACGCGGACGGTTAAACCCCGCCGCATGGATCCCCGCTGTGGTCTTTTTTCTTATGGCGCAGGCCAGCCTGGCGGCCTTTGTCATGAGCCCCTCAACGCCCTACAGGGCCATGAGCGCCACCCTTTTTTTCGCCGCGCTGTGCCCTTTTTGCCTGCTTGCGGCCCTCAACCCCGCAAGCTTCAAGGCCAGGGCTCTGTTTATCTTTTTTTGCGGGCTGCTGCTCTCAAGCGTACTGCTTGAGGCACGTGTTTTTCTTATGGCGCGGCCCATGTTTGCCGAACAGCCAAGTCAATCCCTGCGCGACATGGACTACCCCGAAACCGACAAGTATTTCTTTCCCGGTTATGACATCCGGCAGGTGAACCTTTTTTCACCTGTTTGGCGCAGCAACGTACCCTGGAATGAATCCCAGACCCTGCGCATTTACGGCGCGCCCGATGTCCGGGCGCTGGTGGCGTGCAATATCGTGTTTCTGGACAACCTGCCCCAGGGCGAGGTGCATGTGGCCGCGCGGGTGCGCACCGCCACTGCCGCGAGCTGGCTGCAGCAGGCCGCACGCGCCCTGACCCCCGCCGATCAGGGCGTTGTTTCCGCCCAGGCAGTGGGCCTGCGGTACTTTTCCGCTTCGGCCGAGGTGACCGACGACGGCAAGGCTGCCGTGTTTATCCCCGGCATCAAATCAGTGGACGACATCGCCTGCATAGCAGTAAAACAGGGCGACGCGCCGCTGGTCTGGCGCAGTGTAACCGTCTCCCGATCACAGAACTGA